Proteins from one Hyperolius riggenbachi isolate aHypRig1 chromosome 2, aHypRig1.pri, whole genome shotgun sequence genomic window:
- the LOC137545426 gene encoding dicarboxylate carrier UCP2-like isoform X1, translating to MVGLKPSDVPPTFMVKFVGAGTAACIADLVTFPLDTAKVRLQIQGECLAEPSLQVAHYKGVMGTLSTIVKMEGASGLYNGLVAGLQRQMTFASIRIGMYDSVKQIYCRQTENSGVACRLLAGCTTGAMAVTCAQPTDVVKVRFQAHIRVIDGNKRYNGTMDAYKTIAKEEGLRGLWKGTMPNIARNAIVNCAELVTYDLIKEAILNHQLMTDNLPCHFVAAFGAGFCATVVASPVDVVKTRYMNSTAGRYKNAINCAFTMVVKEGSAAFYKGFMPAFLRLGSWNIVMFVSYEQLKRAMMIAHGTWEDPH from the exons ATGGTTGGACTGAAGCCCTCTGATGTCCCCCCCACCTTCATGGTGAAATTTGTAGGGGCCGGTACTGCAGCCTGTATAGCCGACCTGGTCACCTTCCCTCTGGACACAGCTAAAGTCAGGCTGCAG ATACAAGGGGAATGTCTGGCGGAGCCCAGCCTCCAGGTCGCCCACTACAAGGGTGTGATGGGTACTCTGAGCACCATAGTGAAGATGGAGGGCGCGTCCGGCCTCTACAACGGCCTGGTGGCGGGCCTGCAGCGACAGATGACCTTCGCTTCAATCCGTATTGGGATGTACGACTCGGTCAAGCAGATCTATTGTCGCCAAACAGAGA ATTCCGGGGTGGCGTGCCGACTTCTGGCAGGATGTACCACGGGGGCGATGGCGGTGACCTGCGCCCAGCCCACAGATGTGGTCAAAGTGCGGTTCCAGGCGCACATCAGAGTTATAGACGGTAACAAGCGCTACAACGGGACGATGGATGCGTACAAGACCATCGCCAAGGAGGAGGGGCTGCGAGGACTGTGGAAAG GGACCATGCCCAACATTGCCAGGAATGCCATTGTCAACTGTGCGGAGCTGGTGACCTATGACCTCATCAAGGAAGCAATATTAAACCATCAACTGATGACAG ATAATCTCCCGTGCCATTTTGTGGCTGCATTCGGTGCTGGTTTCTGCGCCACGGTGGTGGCCTCTCCTGTGGACGTGGTGAAAACGCGCTACATGAACTCTACGGCTGGACGGTACAAGAATGCCATAAACTGCGCTTTCACCATggtggtgaaagaaggcagcgcTGCATTCTACAAGGG cttcatgccCGCGTTCCTCAGACTAGGCTCTTGGAACATAGTCATGTTTGTCAGTTACGAGCAGCTGAAGAGAGCTATGATGATAGCCCATGGCACCTGGGAGGACCCTCATTAA
- the LOC137545426 gene encoding putative mitochondrial transporter UCP3 isoform X2 produces MVGLKPSDVPPTFMVKFVGAGTAACIADLVTFPLDTAKVRLQIQGECLAEPSLQVAHYKGVMGTLSTIVKMEGASGLYNGLVAGLQRQMTFASIRIGMYDSVKQIYCRQTENSGVACRLLAGCTTGAMAVTCAQPTDVVKVRFQAHIRVIDGNKRYNGTMDAYKTIAKEEGLRGLWKGTMPNIARNAIVNCAELVTYDLIKEAILNHQLMTDNLPCHFVAAFGAGFCATVVASPVDVVKTRYMNSTAGRYKNAINCAFTMVVKEGSAAFYKGLDGSQKGNSEDKNLSYI; encoded by the exons ATGGTTGGACTGAAGCCCTCTGATGTCCCCCCCACCTTCATGGTGAAATTTGTAGGGGCCGGTACTGCAGCCTGTATAGCCGACCTGGTCACCTTCCCTCTGGACACAGCTAAAGTCAGGCTGCAG ATACAAGGGGAATGTCTGGCGGAGCCCAGCCTCCAGGTCGCCCACTACAAGGGTGTGATGGGTACTCTGAGCACCATAGTGAAGATGGAGGGCGCGTCCGGCCTCTACAACGGCCTGGTGGCGGGCCTGCAGCGACAGATGACCTTCGCTTCAATCCGTATTGGGATGTACGACTCGGTCAAGCAGATCTATTGTCGCCAAACAGAGA ATTCCGGGGTGGCGTGCCGACTTCTGGCAGGATGTACCACGGGGGCGATGGCGGTGACCTGCGCCCAGCCCACAGATGTGGTCAAAGTGCGGTTCCAGGCGCACATCAGAGTTATAGACGGTAACAAGCGCTACAACGGGACGATGGATGCGTACAAGACCATCGCCAAGGAGGAGGGGCTGCGAGGACTGTGGAAAG GGACCATGCCCAACATTGCCAGGAATGCCATTGTCAACTGTGCGGAGCTGGTGACCTATGACCTCATCAAGGAAGCAATATTAAACCATCAACTGATGACAG ATAATCTCCCGTGCCATTTTGTGGCTGCATTCGGTGCTGGTTTCTGCGCCACGGTGGTGGCCTCTCCTGTGGACGTGGTGAAAACGCGCTACATGAACTCTACGGCTGGACGGTACAAGAATGCCATAAACTGCGCTTTCACCATggtggtgaaagaaggcagcgcTGCATTCTACAAGGG tttagacggaagccaaaaaggcaatagtgaagataaaaatctctcttacatttga